A stretch of the Deinococcus sp. YIM 134068 genome encodes the following:
- a CDS encoding thiamine pyrophosphate-dependent dehydrogenase E1 component subunit alpha, which translates to MIQPFTSDPLRWVAEDGQPIGELPARFTPEVLRHLHGEMVRAREFDRKLVTLLRQGRTTFYAQSRGMEATQVGLARSIRVGHDWVWPYYRDHALGLAMGVPLLDLISQCLGTNSDPSRGRQMPHHFGAARQNFVSVSSSIASQVPPAAGNALAQKYLGVDEITVCTFGDGATSEGDWHAGVNLAATAQAPCLFVCENNQWAISTPLRAQTASASIHVKAHAYGIPGYLVDGNDIVAVMEVMSHVAAEVRAGQGPALVECLTYRVGSHSNADADAEKNYRTREEVDAWVARDPITRVERLLEHLGDPITAEERSGLIAATHREVDEAVRQAEATGQPDWRIMFEDVYADTPVHLREQAAFLRAEQTGAGQTGGRA; encoded by the coding sequence ATGATTCAGCCGTTCACGTCGGACCCACTGCGTTGGGTCGCTGAAGACGGCCAACCAATCGGCGAACTGCCCGCCCGCTTCACACCGGAGGTGCTGCGGCACCTGCACGGCGAGATGGTGCGTGCGCGGGAGTTCGATCGCAAACTCGTCACCCTGCTGCGGCAGGGCCGCACGACCTTCTACGCACAGTCGCGCGGCATGGAGGCGACCCAGGTCGGGCTGGCCCGGTCTATCCGCGTCGGCCACGACTGGGTGTGGCCGTATTACCGCGACCACGCCCTCGGGCTGGCGATGGGGGTGCCGCTGCTCGACCTCATCAGCCAGTGCCTCGGCACCAACTCGGACCCCAGCCGGGGACGCCAGATGCCGCATCACTTCGGGGCGGCGCGGCAGAACTTCGTGTCGGTCAGCTCCTCCATCGCCTCGCAGGTGCCGCCCGCCGCCGGAAACGCCCTGGCGCAGAAGTATCTGGGCGTGGACGAGATCACCGTCTGCACCTTCGGGGACGGGGCGACGAGTGAGGGTGACTGGCACGCCGGGGTCAACCTCGCCGCGACCGCGCAGGCCCCCTGCCTCTTCGTGTGCGAGAACAACCAGTGGGCGATCAGCACGCCCCTGCGAGCACAGACGGCGAGCGCGTCCATTCACGTCAAGGCGCACGCCTACGGCATCCCCGGCTACCTCGTGGACGGCAACGACATCGTGGCGGTGATGGAGGTCATGAGCCACGTCGCGGCGGAGGTGCGGGCGGGCCAGGGACCGGCCCTCGTGGAGTGCCTGACCTACCGGGTCGGCTCGCACTCCAACGCCGACGCCGACGCCGAGAAGAACTACCGCACCCGCGAGGAGGTGGACGCCTGGGTGGCCCGCGACCCGATCACCCGCGTGGAGCGGCTGCTGGAGCATCTGGGCGACCCCATCACCGCCGAGGAGCGTTCGGGACTGATCGCCGCCACCCACCGCGAGGTCGACGAGGCCGTGCGGCAGGCGGAGGCGACCGGGCAGCCCGACTGGCGCATCATGTTCGAGGACGTGTACGCGGACACGCCGGTTCACCTGCGCGAGCAGGCCGCCTTCCTCCGCGCTGAACAAACCGGAGCTGGGCAGACGGGGGGACGGGCATGA
- the mnmG gene encoding tRNA uridine-5-carboxymethylaminomethyl(34) synthesis enzyme MnmG, with amino-acid sequence MSGWNVIVIGGGHAGLEAAWAAAKFARTALLVGNPATIGRMPCNPAVGGPGKSQLVFEIQALGGLMGRLADETAIHTRVLNASKGPAVQSLRVQNERDAYAERAQDVILGHSAIDVVRGEAADLEPDGRGGWFVVTADGRRLAARSVVIAAGTFLRAVTWYGRSSRAEGRQGEPPSRFLSAPLARAGHVLKRYKTGTPPRVRADSVRFADLLEIPADPQPRGFTGRPGPRATESPTWQTHTTPETHRLIGENLHESPMYAGDIEGLGPRYCPSIEDKVVRFAHHDRHLLFVEPDGVQTSEVYLQGFSSSLPPRLQDQLVRTLPGFEGAVIQRYAYAVEYDVVDSTELTLNLESRLLPGVFTAGQINGTSGYEEAAAQGLVAGTAAARRAAGLEERQISRETGYLGVLLDDLVFKGSDEPYRMMTSRVEHRLLVRQDNADERLAELGTEVGLVDAPQLRAVREKYARVAEGLQALQTQRVQGQTGDAWLRRPELTLSDVEALGVTLPDLDAEERGALEIRVKYEGYIERAERQLAAEERARDVNLQNVDFAAVPTLSREAREKLGRVKPETVAQAARVPGVRHADISALLVHVKRTTGVSRET; translated from the coding sequence ATGAGCGGCTGGAACGTCATCGTCATCGGTGGGGGACACGCGGGGCTGGAGGCTGCCTGGGCCGCCGCCAAATTCGCCCGCACGGCGCTGCTCGTCGGCAATCCGGCGACCATCGGTCGGATGCCCTGCAACCCGGCGGTTGGCGGTCCCGGCAAGAGCCAACTCGTCTTCGAGATTCAGGCCCTCGGTGGACTGATGGGTCGTCTCGCGGACGAGACCGCCATCCACACTCGCGTCCTCAACGCCAGCAAGGGACCCGCCGTGCAGTCGCTCCGGGTGCAGAACGAACGGGATGCTTACGCCGAGCGTGCTCAGGACGTAATTCTCGGACACTCCGCCATAGATGTGGTGCGAGGTGAGGCCGCCGACCTGGAACCGGACGGTCGGGGCGGTTGGTTCGTTGTCACGGCAGACGGTCGCCGCCTCGCCGCCCGTAGCGTCGTGATTGCGGCAGGGACTTTCCTGCGCGCGGTGACGTGGTACGGTCGCTCCTCCCGCGCGGAGGGTCGTCAGGGTGAGCCGCCCTCCCGCTTCCTGAGCGCACCGCTCGCCCGCGCCGGTCACGTCCTCAAGCGGTACAAGACGGGCACGCCGCCCCGCGTCCGCGCCGACTCGGTGCGCTTCGCCGACCTGCTGGAGATTCCCGCCGATCCGCAGCCGCGCGGCTTCACGGGGCGTCCCGGCCCACGCGCCACCGAGTCTCCTACCTGGCAGACCCACACCACCCCCGAGACCCACCGTCTGATCGGCGAGAACCTGCACGAGTCGCCCATGTACGCGGGGGACATTGAGGGCCTGGGACCGCGTTACTGCCCCAGCATCGAGGACAAGGTGGTGCGGTTTGCCCACCACGACCGTCACCTTCTGTTCGTGGAACCTGACGGGGTGCAGACGAGCGAGGTCTACCTTCAGGGCTTCAGCTCCAGCCTCCCGCCCCGCCTTCAGGATCAACTTGTTCGGACGTTGCCGGGCTTCGAGGGGGCGGTCATCCAGAGGTACGCCTACGCCGTGGAATACGACGTGGTGGACTCCACGGAGCTGACACTCAACTTGGAGTCGCGCCTTCTCCCCGGTGTGTTCACCGCTGGGCAAATTAACGGCACGAGCGGCTATGAGGAGGCGGCGGCGCAGGGTCTTGTGGCAGGAACGGCGGCGGCCCGGCGGGCGGCGGGTCTGGAGGAGCGTCAGATTTCACGTGAAACGGGCTACCTCGGCGTTCTCCTCGACGACCTCGTCTTCAAGGGGAGCGACGAGCCATACCGCATGATGACGAGCCGGGTGGAACACCGCCTTCTCGTGCGGCAGGACAATGCGGACGAGCGGTTGGCGGAGTTGGGGACCGAAGTCGGGCTGGTGGACGCGCCCCAGCTTCGCGCTGTCCGCGAGAAGTACGCGCGGGTGGCGGAAGGACTGCAAGCCCTCCAGACCCAGCGTGTGCAAGGGCAAACGGGTGACGCCTGGTTACGCCGTCCCGAACTGACTCTCAGCGACGTAGAAGCCCTCGGCGTTACGCTCCCAGACCTCGACGCGGAGGAACGCGGCGCTCTTGAAATCCGTGTGAAGTACGAGGGCTACATCGAACGTGCCGAGCGCCAATTGGCCGCAGAGGAGCGGGCGCGGGATGTGAATCTGCAGAACGTTGACTTCGCTGCTGTTCCCACCCTTTCGAGGGAAGCACGGGAGAAGCTTGGTCGAGTCAAACCGGAGACAGTGGCTCAGGCGGCGCGGGTGCCTGGTGTCCGTCATGCCGACATCAGCGCCCTCCTTGTTCATGTGAAGCGGACAACGGGTGTTTCACGGGAAACCTGA
- a CDS encoding ParA family protein — MRILGVVNQKGGVGKTTTAINLAAYLAVGGRRVLLVDMDPQGNATSGLGLRGAEEGLYEALGEPGRALELTVPSSQSGLDVLPATPDLAGAGVELADDPGALTRLLAQVEGYDLVLIDAPPSLGPLTVNVLAAADALLIPLQAEYFALEGLAGLMETVERVRGGLNPRLRVLGVAITMLDGRTNLGQEVETMVRQHFGDLVFWSVVPRNVRLSEAPSFAKPINAFAPLSSGAAAYKRLAEEVMQRVEKI; from the coding sequence GTGAGAATCCTCGGAGTCGTGAACCAGAAGGGCGGAGTGGGGAAGACGACCACCGCCATCAACCTCGCCGCATACCTGGCGGTGGGCGGACGCCGGGTGCTCCTCGTGGACATGGACCCCCAGGGGAACGCGACGAGCGGCCTCGGCCTGCGCGGGGCGGAGGAGGGGCTGTACGAGGCGCTGGGCGAGCCGGGGCGGGCGCTGGAGCTGACGGTGCCCTCGTCCCAGAGCGGGCTGGACGTGCTGCCCGCCACCCCGGACCTCGCGGGTGCGGGTGTGGAACTCGCCGACGATCCGGGGGCGTTGACTCGCCTGCTCGCACAGGTGGAGGGCTACGACCTCGTTCTGATCGACGCGCCGCCCAGCCTCGGGCCGCTGACGGTGAACGTCCTCGCCGCCGCCGACGCCCTCCTGATCCCCCTTCAGGCCGAATATTTCGCGCTGGAGGGGTTGGCGGGCCTCATGGAGACCGTCGAGCGGGTGCGCGGCGGCCTTAACCCGCGCCTGCGGGTGCTCGGCGTGGCGATCACCATGCTCGACGGGCGCACGAACCTCGGGCAGGAGGTCGAGACGATGGTGCGGCAGCACTTCGGGGACCTCGTGTTCTGGTCGGTCGTGCCGCGCAATGTCCGGCTCTCGGAGGCACCGAGCTTCGCCAAGCCGATCAACGCCTTCGCGCCCCTGTCGAGCGGGGCGGCGGCGTACAAGCGACTCGCCGAGGAGGTGATGCAGCGTGTCGAAAAAATCTAG
- a CDS encoding alpha-ketoacid dehydrogenase subunit beta, with the protein MTATEPRPGVQASATSGPRTLNLIQAITEAMREELARDERVVVFGQDVGARGGVFLATAGLQAEFGERRVFDTPLSEASIVGAAVGMAVRGLRPIAEIQFADYMGPGFDQIVSQAAKIRYRSGGQFTAPLVIRTPSGGGVRGGHHHSQSPESYFTHTPGLKVVMPSTPYDAKGLLRAAVRGGDPVIYFEPKRLYRAAKGEVPDGDYTVEIGKGTVRREGSDLTVIGYGGVMPDVEKAADALATEGVRAEVIDLRSLMPWDRDLVLRSVEKTGRAVLVSEAPRTSNFMGEVAYVIQEQMFDQLLAPVMQVAGFDTPYPYVQDRVYLPGANRIAAACVRALQY; encoded by the coding sequence ATGACCGCCACGGAACCCAGACCCGGCGTGCAGGCGAGTGCGACCTCCGGCCCACGTACCCTAAACCTCATCCAGGCCATCACCGAGGCGATGCGCGAGGAACTGGCCCGTGACGAGCGTGTGGTCGTCTTCGGGCAGGACGTGGGCGCGCGGGGCGGCGTCTTCCTGGCGACGGCGGGCCTTCAGGCGGAGTTCGGGGAGCGGCGGGTCTTCGACACACCCCTCAGCGAGGCGAGCATCGTCGGCGCGGCGGTGGGAATGGCGGTGCGGGGGCTGCGGCCCATCGCCGAAATCCAGTTCGCGGACTACATGGGGCCGGGCTTCGACCAGATCGTCAGCCAGGCGGCCAAGATTCGTTACCGCTCGGGCGGGCAGTTCACGGCACCACTCGTCATCCGCACGCCGTCGGGCGGAGGGGTCAGGGGCGGACACCACCACAGCCAGAGTCCCGAGAGCTACTTCACCCACACGCCGGGCCTGAAGGTGGTGATGCCGAGCACCCCTTACGACGCGAAGGGCCTGCTCAGGGCGGCGGTGCGCGGCGGCGACCCGGTGATCTACTTCGAGCCGAAGCGGCTGTACCGGGCGGCGAAGGGGGAGGTCCCGGACGGCGACTACACCGTGGAGATCGGGAAGGGTACCGTGCGCCGGGAGGGGAGCGACCTCACGGTCATCGGGTACGGCGGCGTGATGCCCGACGTGGAGAAGGCCGCCGACGCGCTCGCCACCGAGGGCGTGCGGGCCGAGGTCATCGACCTGCGCTCCTTAATGCCGTGGGACCGCGACCTCGTGCTGCGAAGTGTGGAGAAGACGGGACGGGCCGTCCTCGTCAGCGAGGCCCCGCGCACGTCCAACTTCATGGGCGAGGTCGCCTACGTCATTCAGGAACAGATGTTCGACCAACTCCTCGCGCCCGTGATGCAGGTCGCGGGCTTCGACACGCCCTATCCCTACGTACAGGACCGGGTATATCTGCCCGGTGCCAACCGCATCGCGGCGGCCTGCGTGCGGGCGCTCCAGTATTAG
- a CDS encoding response regulator transcription factor: MLAQILVVEDDPHLGPLLKEYLSADYLVQHASTLRDAQGWLGTHSAQLILLDLNLPDGDGLDLVQSLRQYSSTPVLVLSARSGVQERVAGLNAGADDYLTKPFAMPELDARITALLRRTAAGTGVNLGNTSLSTSSLLLTVNDKSVNLTEHEARILELMMRTPERVFSRADIESHLYGWETPNSNSVEVRISQLRKKLEQAASDLRIRTIRNVGYVLQA, from the coding sequence ATGCTCGCCCAGATTCTCGTCGTGGAGGACGACCCGCACCTCGGGCCGCTCCTCAAGGAATACCTCTCCGCCGACTACCTCGTGCAGCACGCCTCCACCCTGCGGGACGCGCAAGGCTGGCTGGGCACCCACTCCGCCCAGCTTATCCTCCTCGACCTCAACCTGCCCGACGGCGACGGCCTCGACCTCGTGCAGTCGCTCCGGCAGTATTCCAGCACGCCCGTGCTCGTGCTCTCGGCCAGAAGCGGCGTGCAGGAGCGGGTGGCGGGGCTGAACGCGGGGGCCGACGACTACCTCACCAAGCCCTTCGCCATGCCCGAACTCGACGCGCGGATCACGGCCCTGCTGAGACGCACCGCCGCCGGAACGGGCGTAAATCTGGGGAATACCAGCCTCTCGACGAGCAGCCTCCTGCTGACGGTGAACGACAAGAGCGTGAACCTCACGGAACACGAGGCCCGCATTCTGGAGCTGATGATGCGTACGCCGGAGCGGGTGTTCAGCCGTGCGGATATCGAGTCGCACCTGTACGGCTGGGAGACCCCCAACTCCAACTCCGTGGAGGTCCGCATCTCGCAGCTCCGCAAGAAGCTGGAGCAGGCGGCCTCGGACCTCCGCATCCGCACCATCCGCAACGTCGGGTATGTCCTGCAAGCCTGA
- a CDS encoding ParB/RepB/Spo0J family partition protein, with translation MSKKSSGLGRGLDALLGKPQAAAPTGSAGNTVQTVRVDRIVQAAYQPRQVFEPEALAELAQSIREKGVLQPLLVRPRGEEFEIVAGERRWRASQLAGLAEVPVIIRDLGDREALEIAVIENLQREDLGPLEEARAYQALLDQGLNQEGVAQAVGKGRSTVSNALRLLTLPEPALRALDAGEISAGHARAVLAQPEADRAWALDQIRTRRLSVREAEALRRETRTAAPIAVNPPRPFRQVELDLSRRTGTRVRITGEDRGRVELNYASREELDRILDLLGYSAE, from the coding sequence GTGTCGAAAAAATCTAGCGGTCTGGGGCGCGGGCTGGACGCCCTGCTCGGCAAACCGCAGGCAGCGGCCCCCACGGGGAGCGCGGGGAACACGGTGCAGACCGTTCGAGTGGACCGCATCGTGCAGGCGGCGTATCAGCCCCGGCAGGTCTTCGAGCCGGAGGCGCTGGCCGAACTTGCCCAAAGCATCCGCGAGAAGGGCGTGCTGCAACCTCTCCTCGTGCGTCCGCGCGGCGAGGAGTTCGAGATCGTGGCGGGCGAGCGGCGCTGGCGGGCCTCACAGCTCGCGGGGCTGGCCGAGGTGCCCGTCATCATCCGCGACCTCGGCGACCGGGAGGCGTTGGAGATCGCCGTCATCGAGAACCTCCAGCGCGAGGACCTCGGGCCGCTGGAGGAGGCGCGGGCGTACCAGGCGCTCCTCGACCAGGGGCTGAATCAGGAGGGGGTGGCGCAGGCGGTGGGCAAGGGCCGCTCCACCGTGTCGAACGCCCTGCGGCTGCTCACGCTGCCCGAACCCGCCCTGCGCGCCCTCGACGCCGGGGAGATCAGCGCCGGACATGCCCGCGCCGTCCTCGCCCAGCCGGAGGCCGACCGCGCGTGGGCGCTCGACCAGATTCGCACCCGACGCCTGAGCGTCCGGGAGGCCGAGGCGCTGAGGCGGGAGACTAGGACCGCCGCACCCATCGCTGTCAACCCGCCCCGCCCCTTTCGGCAAGTCGAACTCGACCTCAGCCGCCGTACAGGTACGCGCGTCCGCATCACGGGCGAGGACAGGGGCCGGGTGGAACTGAACTACGCCTCCCGCGAGGAACTCGACCGAATTCTCGACCTGCTGGGCTACTCGGCGGAGTAG
- a CDS encoding sensor histidine kinase: MTRPAPLRTARVAWRHSLRFRLALVYTLVALALISVIGLGVMTLLLRQMDTQFQTRLNERADSLAEAFVSRGQSLGKSPGGTGVYTMIVDEDGRVLAATPSLRQYEGAPFPFEGQATVQLGDFPARTTTRLLEGFGTLWVALPEEALLDARQSALNALLLALLTTPVLMLILGWWVGRRALADLGGAADLADRIDPTRSLAALPLPARQDEVHRLLAALNRLLVRIEAGQAREKQLLGQIVHELGAPLTVLKASLARATERTEDPEVLRAALVADELTFTTQDLMQLARGQLEMKVVWHFIPAATLRGRLDRLVPGTTFAGDWDGMILCDPDRLTQALRNLLANARRAAGTEGQVSVALCETSEHVTFRVRDSGPGLPPELGERIFDPFVSGSGSSGLGLSVARQIAALHGGTLVAGGARGGGTLPGEAVGGAQFTLTLPGAALGDDEEEEFGEEREAVASR, encoded by the coding sequence ATGACCCGCCCCGCCCCCCTCCGCACCGCCCGCGTCGCGTGGCGTCACAGCCTGCGCTTCCGGCTGGCGCTCGTCTATACCCTGGTGGCGCTGGCCCTCATCAGTGTGATCGGGCTGGGCGTGATGACGCTGCTGCTGCGGCAGATGGACACCCAGTTCCAGACGCGCCTGAACGAGCGGGCCGACAGTCTCGCCGAGGCGTTCGTGAGCCGGGGGCAGAGCCTGGGGAAGTCACCCGGCGGCACGGGCGTCTACACCATGATTGTGGACGAGGACGGGCGCGTGCTGGCCGCCACGCCCAGCCTGCGGCAGTACGAGGGGGCACCCTTTCCCTTCGAGGGGCAGGCGACGGTGCAACTCGGCGACTTCCCGGCGCGGACGACGACCCGGCTGTTGGAGGGCTTCGGGACGCTGTGGGTGGCCCTGCCCGAGGAGGCGCTGCTGGACGCCCGGCAAAGCGCCTTGAATGCCCTGCTCCTCGCGCTCCTCACCACGCCGGTCCTGATGCTCATCCTGGGATGGTGGGTGGGGCGGCGGGCGCTGGCGGACCTGGGGGGGGCCGCCGACCTCGCCGACCGGATCGATCCCACCCGCAGCCTCGCGGCGCTGCCGCTGCCCGCCCGGCAGGACGAGGTTCACCGCCTGCTCGCGGCGCTCAACCGCCTGCTGGTGCGGATCGAGGCGGGGCAGGCACGCGAGAAGCAACTGCTGGGGCAGATCGTCCACGAACTCGGCGCGCCCCTCACCGTCCTCAAGGCGAGCCTCGCGCGGGCCACCGAGCGGACGGAAGACCCCGAGGTTCTGCGGGCGGCCCTCGTCGCCGACGAGCTGACCTTCACCACGCAGGACCTGATGCAGCTCGCGCGCGGGCAACTGGAGATGAAGGTGGTCTGGCACTTCATCCCGGCGGCGACCCTGCGCGGGCGGCTCGACCGGCTGGTGCCCGGCACCACCTTCGCGGGCGACTGGGACGGCATGATCCTGTGTGACCCCGACCGGCTGACGCAGGCGCTCCGCAACCTCCTCGCCAATGCGCGCCGCGCCGCCGGGACGGAGGGGCAGGTGTCCGTCGCCCTGTGCGAGACCTCCGAGCACGTGACCTTCCGGGTGCGCGACTCTGGCCCCGGCCTGCCCCCCGAACTCGGCGAGCGCATCTTCGACCCCTTCGTGAGCGGCAGCGGCTCCAGCGGCCTCGGCCTGAGTGTGGCCCGCCAGATCGCGGCGCTGCACGGCGGCACCCTCGTCGCGGGAGGTGCGCGGGGAGGGGGGACCCTCCCCGGCGAGGCGGTCGGCGGTGCCCAGTTCACCCTCACCCTGCCCGGCGCGGCCCTCGGCGACGACGAGGAAGAGGAGTTCGGGGAGGAGCGGGAGGCGGTGGCGTCGCGGTAG
- a CDS encoding dihydrolipoamide acetyltransferase family protein, whose amino-acid sequence MKEVLLPELAESVVEGEILKWLVAEGDPVALEQPLCEVMTDKVTVELPSPVAGVLRRRLAQEGDVVAVHAVIAEIDEEGASRGGERPTPDAQTTNTPLPVQAEEERAQVIGDAADGGSIVEAGHHAARGEDDASLFKAFASDEVVTVPGLGNRGGAATATLAPPIQTPPTTPQNGGRVLAVPAARQLARQLGVDLAQVRGSGPNGRVRVEDVNAHAQGTQAAQASQRITPPAPAQFAEVQAPQAPTPESQPVRPPAQKGTSGLPVPPVQYRTPKGYEHLEERVPLRGMRRAISNQMQASHLYTVRTLTVDEVNLTRLVEFRDRVKGEAQAAGVRLSYLPFIFKAVAAALRKYPSLNSSFDEATGEIVTKRYYNLGMAVATDAGLTVPVLRDVNTRSIYDLAHGVTDLAGRAQAGKLTPDELAGSTFSVTNIGSIGALFSFPIINVPDAAILGVHSIQKRPIVNERDEIVVAHMMYLSLSFDHRLVDGAEAARFCKEVIRLLENPDRLMLEAM is encoded by the coding sequence ATGAAAGAAGTGCTGCTGCCCGAACTCGCCGAGAGCGTGGTGGAGGGCGAAATCCTGAAGTGGCTCGTGGCCGAGGGCGACCCCGTGGCCCTGGAGCAACCCCTGTGCGAGGTCATGACCGACAAGGTGACGGTGGAACTCCCCAGCCCCGTCGCGGGTGTGCTGCGCCGCCGCCTCGCGCAGGAGGGGGACGTGGTGGCCGTCCACGCCGTCATCGCGGAGATTGACGAGGAGGGGGCCAGCAGGGGAGGGGAGAGGCCGACTCCCGACGCGCAGACGACGAACACCCCCCTTCCCGTGCAGGCCGAGGAAGAACGCGCCCAGGTCATCGGGGACGCCGCCGACGGGGGAAGCATCGTGGAGGCGGGGCACCACGCCGCGCGCGGGGAGGACGACGCGAGCCTCTTCAAAGCGTTCGCCTCCGACGAGGTGGTGACGGTGCCCGGCCTGGGGAATCGGGGAGGGGCCGCCACGGCCACCCTCGCCCCTCCGATCCAAACTCCTCCCACCACACCTCAGAACGGGGGCCGGGTCCTCGCCGTGCCCGCCGCGCGTCAACTCGCCCGGCAACTCGGGGTAGACCTAGCCCAGGTGCGCGGCAGCGGCCCCAACGGGCGCGTGCGGGTGGAGGACGTGAACGCCCACGCTCAGGGCACGCAGGCGGCGCAGGCGAGTCAACGCATCACGCCCCCAGCTCCAGCTCAGTTCGCCGAAGTTCAGGCCCCACAAGCTCCTACCCCCGAATCCCAGCCCGTCCGTCCGCCCGCCCAGAAGGGCACCTCCGGCCTCCCCGTTCCCCCCGTCCAGTACCGCACGCCGAAGGGCTACGAGCACCTGGAGGAGCGGGTGCCGCTGCGAGGGATGCGCCGGGCCATCTCCAACCAGATGCAGGCGAGCCACCTCTACACGGTGCGGACGCTGACGGTGGACGAGGTGAATCTCACCCGGCTGGTGGAGTTCCGCGACCGGGTGAAGGGCGAGGCGCAGGCGGCGGGCGTGAGGCTCTCGTACCTCCCCTTCATCTTCAAGGCGGTCGCGGCGGCGCTGCGGAAGTACCCCAGCCTCAACTCCTCCTTCGACGAGGCGACGGGCGAGATCGTCACCAAGCGGTACTACAACCTCGGCATGGCGGTCGCCACCGACGCGGGCCTCACCGTGCCCGTGCTGCGCGACGTGAATACGCGGAGTATCTACGACCTCGCGCACGGGGTGACGGACCTCGCGGGGCGGGCGCAGGCGGGCAAGCTCACGCCCGACGAGCTGGCGGGCAGCACCTTCTCGGTCACGAACATCGGCTCTATCGGGGCGCTGTTCTCCTTCCCCATCATCAACGTGCCCGACGCGGCGATTCTGGGCGTGCACTCCATCCAGAAGCGGCCTATCGTCAATGAGCGGGACGAGATCGTCGTGGCCCACATGATGTACCTCTCGCTGAGCTTCGACCATCGCCTCGTGGACGGAGCGGAGGCCGCGCGCTTCTGCAAGGAGGTCATCCGGCTGCTGGAGAACCCCGACCGCCTGATGCTGGAGGCGATGTGA
- the rsmG gene encoding 16S rRNA (guanine(527)-N(7))-methyltransferase RsmG: MKPENEKLLLEAGAELGFDLTAQAETFGRLLDLLVTASARTNLTSLRDEWAIVLKHFIDSLTCLRGGWLDGEQRVLDLGTGAGFPALPLAIVRLELHITAMDATHKKVEFVERAARELGLTNVEPLVGRAETLGRQPGQREGYSRVVTRAVAALPILAELSLPFLALGGFLVAQKGVLDAGELEAGTRAAAEVGGDVRAVDTFTLPVLGDARTLVVIEKTGPTPQRYPRREGVPNKQPLFWRAT, translated from the coding sequence GTGAAGCCCGAGAACGAGAAACTGCTCTTAGAAGCGGGAGCGGAGTTGGGCTTCGATCTCACGGCGCAGGCGGAGACGTTCGGGCGGCTGCTCGACCTGCTCGTCACGGCGTCGGCGCGGACCAACCTCACGTCGCTCCGGGATGAGTGGGCCATCGTGCTCAAGCACTTCATTGACTCGCTCACCTGCCTGCGCGGCGGCTGGCTGGACGGGGAGCAGCGGGTCCTCGACCTCGGAACGGGCGCAGGCTTCCCGGCCCTGCCGCTCGCCATCGTGCGACTGGAACTCCACATCACGGCGATGGACGCCACCCACAAGAAGGTGGAGTTCGTGGAGCGCGCGGCGCGGGAACTGGGCTTGACGAACGTGGAGCCGCTCGTCGGGCGGGCGGAGACGCTGGGGCGTCAACCGGGGCAACGCGAGGGGTACAGCCGGGTCGTCACGCGGGCGGTGGCAGCCTTGCCCATCCTCGCGGAGTTGAGCCTGCCCTTCCTGGCCTTGGGCGGTTTCCTCGTCGCACAGAAGGGGGTGCTGGACGCCGGGGAGCTGGAGGCGGGCACACGGGCGGCGGCGGAGGTCGGCGGCGACGTGCGGGCGGTGGACACCTTCACGCTGCCCGTCCTCGGCGACGCGCGGACGCTCGTGGTAATCGAGAAGACGGGGCCGACGCCCCAGCGTTACCCGCGCCGGGAGGGCGTGCCGAACAAGCAGCCGCTATTCTGGAGGGCGACGTGA